The Mucilaginibacter rubeus genomic interval CTATCGCCTACAATAACCCTTACGCAGCGTTATTGCGCGGCCATAAAAACTATTCTGAATCAAGGCTATCTGCCCAGTTAGAGCTAAATCAAAAATTGGATTTTATAACCAGCGGGCTTAACTTCCACGGCTTATTTCATACCAACAGATATTCATATTTTCAGTCGCAAATGGGTTATTCGCCATTTTACTACAACGTGAATACTTATGATAAAGCCACCAATCAGTATACTTTAACATGGCTTAACCCACAGCCAACCGGCAACAATGTCGCTACCGAATATTTAAGTTACTACCGCGACCCAAGTACAGATAACCTGAACACCTATATCTATTTCCAGGGTGTTTTAGATTACAACCACGCATTTGGGGATAATAATGTGAGCGCGTCATTGATCGGCACACGCCAACAAACGGTATATTCAGCAGCAAAAGACCCTGTATTAAACTACCCTACTTTACAGTATTCGTTGCCTTACCGCAACTTAACCCTTGCAGGCCGCGCTACTTATTCATTTAAAAGCCGCTATTTCCTGGAGTTTAACTTTGGCTATAACGGTACCGAACGTTTTTCGGCCAATCACAGGTATGGTTTCTTCCCTACCATAGGCGGTTCGTGGATTGTATCTGACGAAAAATTCTGGGGTCAAGGGCTTTATGATGTTGTCACTCGTATGAAGTTACGGGCCAGCTATGGTTTAGTAGGTAATGACGCAATTGGCTCGCAGCGTTTCTTCTTCCTTTCGGATGTTAACCTTAACGGCGGAAACCCGGCTTCGTTTGGTACTTACAATGGATATACGCGCAATGGTGTTTACATCAACAATTACGAAAACCCAAATGTAACCTGGGAAACCTCGCGCCAGCTAAACCTTGGTCTTGAGTTCACCCTGTTTAAAAATCTGAATGTAGTAGCCGAGGTTTATAAATATCACCGTTATAACATTCTGCAAACACGTAGCTCGCTCCCTACAACACTGGGACTTGAAGCACTTGACCAGTATGGCAACCCCAACGTTACCGCTAATATAGGCACAGCCAATACCAAAGGTATCGACCTGCAGATGGATTATAAGGCTACTATAAACAACAATGTATGGTTGCAAGGTCGGGGCAACTTTACCTTAGCAAGCAGCAAATATGGTAATTATGAAGAACCTCAGTACAAAGAAGCCTACCGCTACCACAATGGTCAGGAAATAGGCAGGCAGTACGGCTATATTGCCGAACGTTTGTTTGTTGATGATAACGAAGCAAGGAACTCTCCTTCACAAATCTTTTCGACCAATGGTATCCCTCCGGGCGGTGGCGATATCAAATACCGCGACTTAAACGGAGACGGTAAAATTGACGGCGCCGACCAAACCTTTATCGGCTATCCAACCGTTCCGGAAATTGTATATGGTTACGGTTTATCTGCAGGCATCAAAAACTTTGATATTTCCTGCTTTTTCCAAGGCCAGGCTCGTGTATCCTTCTTTATCGATCCTAACCGTACCAGTCCCTTCATTCAAAGCCCCGACCCATATATCTATGGTAATACACAGCTGATCAAAGCATTTGCCGACAGTCATTGGAGTGAAGAAAACCAGGATTTATACGCTACCTATCCGCGGTTAGGCGTAACCGGCAACCAAATTGAAAACAACCGCCAAAACAGTACCTGGTGGATGCGTGACGGTAGTTTTCTGAGGCTTAAATCTGTTGAAATAGGCTACTCGCTGCCGCCATCAATTTTAAAGCGCTTAAACGTAAGCAAATGCCGCATTTACTTTAACGGCTTAAACCTGTATACCTGGAGCGCATTTAAACTTTGGGACCCTGAGCTTGGTGGCAATGGCTTTGCCTACCCTATACAAAAGGTATTCAACTTAGGCTTAAACGTTAACCTGTAATTTTTTACTGATCAATACTTAGTATTATGAAACAATATTATAAACTTTTATTACTGGTAGGGTTCCTGGTTTCGGGCGCATCATGTAAAAAATACCTTGATGTAACACCAGATAATACCGGCACACTTGAATACGCTTTTAGGAACCGTAACGAGGCCGAAAACTGCCTATTTACCTGCTATGCAACGTTACAGCAGTTTTATGATCCTACTTCAAACATAGGTTTCACCACATCATCAGAAATTATTTATCCCAACAACCTCACCAACCATCCGCTTAATGAAAATGGTTTCAACCTTATCCGCGGTACGCAAAATAGCGCAAGCCCCGGTGTAAACTGGTGGGATGGTGAAAATGGCGGGCAGGCATTGTTCCGTTCAATTCGCAGATGTAACATCATGCTTGAGAATATCGATAAACCTGTCGACCTTTCACCATCAGAGAAAGCAAGATGGATAGCCGAGGTAAAATTCCTTAAAGCATATTATCATTATTACCTGTGCCGCTTATATGGCCCTGTACCATTGGTAAAAACCAACATCGACATTACTGCAAGTACCGAGGAAGTGAGGGTAAAACGTTCGCCTGTTGATTCGGTATTTAATTACTGCGTACAATTGCTGGATGAAGCCATTCCAGATCTGCCTCCGGTTATCACCAACCAGGCAAAAGAACTTGGTCGTATTACGCAGTTAACCGCTTTATCAATTAAAGCTGAAATGTTGGCAACACAGGCCAGCCCCTTATTTAACGGTAACCCTGATTATGCCAGCATGAAAAATAAAGATGGACAGGCGCTGTTTTCAAGCACTGTCGATCCGCAGAAATGGAAACGCGCGGCTGATGCCTGTAAAGCGGCTATTGATGCCTGCGAAGCTAACGGCCTTAAATTATACACCTTTGTATCGCCTCCAACAGTAGGTTCCCTGTCAGACCAGCTACGTAATGAACTGACCATTCAAAACGCGGTTACCGAAAAATGGGATGTAAACCCAGAGTTAATCTGGGCATTAAACCCAACGTTCCCATGCCAGGGCTACGCTACACCAAGGTTAACGCCAAAATCGGCGGTTAATATCTTCTCAAACCCGTCAACATTTGCTGTTCCTATTTCAACACAGGAACTTTTTTATACCACTAACGGTGTACCGCTAACTGAGGATAAGAATTATGATTACGCCGACCGTTTCGCGCTTAAAACAGCAGGAGATGCCGACAAATATTATATTGCTCAAGGCTATACTACTATTAACGAGCACTACGGCCGCGAAACGCGTTTTTATGCCAATATTGCTTTTGATGGCAGCATCTGGTATGGTAATGGTATTTATAACCAGGATCAGGCTTATCATGTTGAAGCCCGTGGTTCCGGTTCATTAGCCGGCCCTAAAGACCTGAATACACTTAATATTACCGGTTACTGGCCTAAGAAACTGGCTAATTATCTTTCAGTTTATGACGATGGCTTTCAGCCGATAGAATATCATTTACCACTGATGAGGCTTGCCGGCTTATATCTTTTATATGCCGAAACCCTGAACGAGGCCAATGGCCCAACCAGCGATGTATACAATTACATTGATAAAGTAAGGGCAAGAGCGGGATTAAAAGGTGTTTTGGAATCATGGTCAACCTATTCAAAAAATCCGGCTAAACCAACAACTAAAGAAGGTTTGCGCGATATCATACACCGTGAGCGCCGCATCGAGCTTTGTTTTGAGGCACAAAGCGGATGGGACCTTCGCCGCTGGAAAGAAATTCAAAATGTGTTGAGCACACCACTGCAAGGCTGGAATATATATGAGTCAGAGGCTGGCAACTATTACAGGCCGCATACAGTGTTAACACCTGTTTTTGGGCTAAAAAATTATTTCTGGCCGGTTAAGGACAACGACCTGATCGTTAATAATAACCTGGTACAAACCACCTACTGGTAGGCGTCCCATCCATTTAAAAATGAATTAATTCAACATAAATAAGAATTATGAAACGCATTAAAAATTATTCGGTAACAGCGCTGGTGCTTGCAGCGGCGTTGTTTATAGCGTGCTTAAATTCATGCAAAAAGAACGATGGGTATGTTAAAGAGGTTTCGACCGATATGACCAAGCCTGCCGTGGTTACCAACGTAAAAGTTAAAAACTTTAACGGCGGTGCTTATATCACCTACGATCTGCCAAACTCAGATAACCTGCTATACGTGCAGGCCGAGTACCGCATCAATGATAAAACTACACGTCAAACCAAATCAAGCTACTACTCAGATACAGTTACTGTTGACGGTTTTGCCAAAAGTCAGGAGTATGAGGTAACACTTTATTCGGTGAGCAGGGCGAATGTTAAATCTGATCCGTTGGTTGTGAAGGTGCACCCAGATACACCTTTTTACAAACTGATAAAACCAACATTAACTATCACGTCTGATTTTGGCGGTGTAAACATCAAAGCGATGAACCCTGATCAAAAAGATATCGGTGTTATTTTATTGGCTTTTGATAAGTCAACACAGGCATTGGAGGTTGTAGACCAGCATTATACCAAGGTTGATACTATCAACTATTCCATAAGAGGGTATGCGGCAGTACCGCAACAATTCGGAGTATATGTTACCGATAAATTTGGCAATATATCTGATACTACCGTTGTAAATATCACCCCTATATTTGAAACGCTACTGGATAAGAGCAAGTTTTCGGTATATAAAACCCCTACTGACAGCCCTACTGCTTACGGCTGGGAAGTTCCATATTTATGGGATAACAAAACAGACGGGTACTCAAATGGCTGGCATACCGCTCCGGGAGCGCCTGCCCCAATGCAGGTTACTTTCAGCCTTGGCGTATCAGCACAGTTAAGCCGTTTTGTTTTATGGGAAAGACCCGATCAATATGCCTACGCACACGGTAACCCTAAAGATTTCAGCATCTGGGGATCAAACGTAAATGCTCCGCAGGATGTAAGGCTGCCTGATTATGCGCCTGTTGGAACCGTAGTTGGCGACTGGGTTAATATCGGCAATTATCATTATCCAAACCCGCCATCGGGACTTACACCAGGTTTTACTAATGCGGCCGATGCTGCCTTTGTTGCGGCCGGGGTTAACTTTAATATTCCTCCGGGTTCAACACCTATTAAATACTTCCGCTTCATGGTACATGATACATGGTCAAACGGTGACTTTGCCCACATGATGGAGCTTTCAATTTATGGTAACCCACAATAGGTATTAACTCATTTAGATTAAACGAACATGAAAAATATTGTCAGAATAGCTGCTTTCTGTTTGCTTGGATACCTGTTGTATGGTTGCAGCAAGCAAGACACACAGTTTGAATCGTACTTAAACGGGCATGAAGTTAAGTACCCTGGCACAGTGGCCAATGCCCACTCCCGCCCCGGAAATTTACGTGCCGCCCTTACCTGGAACCCAAGCTCCGATCCCAGCATAACCCGTTACGTGATATACTGGAACAATAAGGCCGATTCCATCATTTACAATTCTACTAATCATAATCCATCCGATAGTTTAACGGTTGTTATACCAAACCTTAACGAATACATTTATTCGTTCACCGTTTTCTCGTATGATGCCAAAGGCAACCGTTCTATTCCGCTTGATATCAACAATGTGAGGGTTTACGGGCCTATCTATCAGTCGGGCTTATCAAACAGGGGTTATGATGTTACCAATCCATACGGTATCAGTGCCGATGGAAAGCTTACACTTAATTTCCTGAAAGTTGATACCAGTACCCATAATGTGTTCACAAACATAAAATACACCAATAAAGCAGGTAAGGAAAGCTTTGGAAAACTTAGCGCCGATAGCATGTCGGTTACCCTGGCAGACTATAAGGCGGATACAAAGATCCAGTTCTTATCGGCCTTTAAACCTGCTGTGAATGCGCTTGACACATTTTATGTAGCCAATTATGAGGATTTCCCAACCATTAATTCTGTTGCCATTTGCGATAAAAAGCTTTTCAAAAAAGTATATCTGCCTAATGACGCTAAGCCTTATGAAGGTGATACCGAC includes:
- a CDS encoding SusC/RagA family TonB-linked outer membrane protein → MKQFYQCIKARRELKRSYKPAPGFYCFVLLLLSFIGSAQFTHAQTTKVTITGRVTDTLGATIAGANIIATNRKNLGTTTDINGKFVIDAEPGTILKVSYVTFVDQFFTVSASKLVVNIVLKESKRGLEEVVVLAYGKKERKEAVVGSVTTVKPADLKIPASNLTNALAGQVAGIIAFQPSGQPGQDNSSFFIRGVTTFGYKKDPLILIDNVELSTSDLARLQVDDIASFSILKDASATALYGARGANGVILVSTKEGKIGKAKINVRVENSISQSAKTLQLADPITYMKLFNEATITRDPLSPLPFSQNKILNTEATLSNAPGSNKYVYPAVDWLDMLFKKRTATQRADMSVSGGGDVARYYVSGSYNVDHGILRQDIANNNNNNVKFENYQLRSNVNINLSKTTELIVRLAGSFNEYNGPLTADASFSTDLYNVAVHTSPVLFPAYFPADSANRNVKHILFGNAAPANAGSASNAIAYNNPYAALLRGHKNYSESRLSAQLELNQKLDFITSGLNFHGLFHTNRYSYFQSQMGYSPFYYNVNTYDKATNQYTLTWLNPQPTGNNVATEYLSYYRDPSTDNLNTYIYFQGVLDYNHAFGDNNVSASLIGTRQQTVYSAAKDPVLNYPTLQYSLPYRNLTLAGRATYSFKSRYFLEFNFGYNGTERFSANHRYGFFPTIGGSWIVSDEKFWGQGLYDVVTRMKLRASYGLVGNDAIGSQRFFFLSDVNLNGGNPASFGTYNGYTRNGVYINNYENPNVTWETSRQLNLGLEFTLFKNLNVVAEVYKYHRYNILQTRSSLPTTLGLEALDQYGNPNVTANIGTANTKGIDLQMDYKATINNNVWLQGRGNFTLASSKYGNYEEPQYKEAYRYHNGQEIGRQYGYIAERLFVDDNEARNSPSQIFSTNGIPPGGGDIKYRDLNGDGKIDGADQTFIGYPTVPEIVYGYGLSAGIKNFDISCFFQGQARVSFFIDPNRTSPFIQSPDPYIYGNTQLIKAFADSHWSEENQDLYATYPRLGVTGNQIENNRQNSTWWMRDGSFLRLKSVEIGYSLPPSILKRLNVSKCRIYFNGLNLYTWSAFKLWDPELGGNGFAYPIQKVFNLGLNVNL
- a CDS encoding RagB/SusD family nutrient uptake outer membrane protein; amino-acid sequence: MKQYYKLLLLVGFLVSGASCKKYLDVTPDNTGTLEYAFRNRNEAENCLFTCYATLQQFYDPTSNIGFTTSSEIIYPNNLTNHPLNENGFNLIRGTQNSASPGVNWWDGENGGQALFRSIRRCNIMLENIDKPVDLSPSEKARWIAEVKFLKAYYHYYLCRLYGPVPLVKTNIDITASTEEVRVKRSPVDSVFNYCVQLLDEAIPDLPPVITNQAKELGRITQLTALSIKAEMLATQASPLFNGNPDYASMKNKDGQALFSSTVDPQKWKRAADACKAAIDACEANGLKLYTFVSPPTVGSLSDQLRNELTIQNAVTEKWDVNPELIWALNPTFPCQGYATPRLTPKSAVNIFSNPSTFAVPISTQELFYTTNGVPLTEDKNYDYADRFALKTAGDADKYYIAQGYTTINEHYGRETRFYANIAFDGSIWYGNGIYNQDQAYHVEARGSGSLAGPKDLNTLNITGYWPKKLANYLSVYDDGFQPIEYHLPLMRLAGLYLLYAETLNEANGPTSDVYNYIDKVRARAGLKGVLESWSTYSKNPAKPTTKEGLRDIIHRERRIELCFEAQSGWDLRRWKEIQNVLSTPLQGWNIYESEAGNYYRPHTVLTPVFGLKNYFWPVKDNDLIVNNNLVQTTYW
- a CDS encoding DUF5000 domain-containing lipoprotein, translating into MKRIKNYSVTALVLAAALFIACLNSCKKNDGYVKEVSTDMTKPAVVTNVKVKNFNGGAYITYDLPNSDNLLYVQAEYRINDKTTRQTKSSYYSDTVTVDGFAKSQEYEVTLYSVSRANVKSDPLVVKVHPDTPFYKLIKPTLTITSDFGGVNIKAMNPDQKDIGVILLAFDKSTQALEVVDQHYTKVDTINYSIRGYAAVPQQFGVYVTDKFGNISDTTVVNITPIFETLLDKSKFSVYKTPTDSPTAYGWEVPYLWDNKTDGYSNGWHTAPGAPAPMQVTFSLGVSAQLSRFVLWERPDQYAYAHGNPKDFSIWGSNVNAPQDVRLPDYAPVGTVVGDWVNIGNYHYPNPPSGLTPGFTNAADAAFVAAGVNFNIPPGSTPIKYFRFMVHDTWSNGDFAHMMELSIYGNPQ
- a CDS encoding DUF4998 domain-containing protein, translated to MKNIVRIAAFCLLGYLLYGCSKQDTQFESYLNGHEVKYPGTVANAHSRPGNLRAALTWNPSSDPSITRYVIYWNNKADSIIYNSTNHNPSDSLTVVIPNLNEYIYSFTVFSYDAKGNRSIPLDINNVRVYGPIYQSGLSNRGYDVTNPYGISADGKLTLNFLKVDTSTHNVFTNIKYTNKAGKESFGKLSADSMSVTLADYKADTKIQFLSAFKPAVNALDTFYVANYEDFPTINSVAICDKKLFKKVYLPNDAKPYEGDTDIDRLWDGSTGPQGFPNIFHSDGNGPLPVVITFDMGALYRGLVAIEETGRNCCHNPDDFEVWGIADLTNATTNLKANDAGWTAEAISKGWKLLKEIKRTDDGSAPLKVNFDPNPPAVRYIRIRIKHNSNNEGNYTNMSELTFWNNALL